Proteins from a single region of Thunnus maccoyii chromosome 23, fThuMac1.1, whole genome shotgun sequence:
- the LOC121890625 gene encoding protein SCO2 homolog, mitochondrial, with the protein MLGLRCIVGDLRGGGRLLRSLPHLQKTFVSTPPLTSEGQHIRLLHHHHHHRRLPVLTQRSFLSQGQNSSSVRSARMKLRTRAAVTLLFGGGLLAVWWFVDAEKQQRRRRQRVEQLQRVALGQGNFSLLDHRGQRRTKQDFLGSWVLLYFGFTHCPDICPEELDKLSAVVAALDRDPSLPPVQPLFITVDPERDDVPALARYVKDFHPRLVAMTGTPEEVKDAGRDYRVYASPGPKDEDGDYIVDHTILIYLVSPDGLFLDYYNRMKNQEQIAESVRNHINTYVQPSAAQTQR; encoded by the coding sequence ATGTTGGGGCTCAGGTGCATCGTGGGTGATCTGCGTGGAGGAGGAAGACTCCTGAGAAGTCTTCCTCACCTGCAGAAGACGTTTGTCTCCACGCCGCCTCTGACGTCAGAGGGTCAACACATCAgacttcttcatcatcatcatcatcaccgtcGTCTTCCTGTGCTGACTCAGAGGAGCTTCCTGTCTCAGGGTCAGAACTCGTCGTCGGTTCGCTCGGCGAGGATGAAGCTGCGGACTCGGGCGGCGGTGACGCTGCTGTTCGGCGGCGGGCTGCTGGCCGTGTGGTGGTTCGTGGACGCGGAgaagcagcagcggcggcggcggcagcgcGTGGAGCAGCTGCAGCGCGTCGCTCTGGGTCAGGGCAACTTCAGCCTGCTGGACCACCGGGGGCAGCGCAGGACCAAGCAGGACTTCCTGGGCAGCTGGGTGCTGCTGTACTTCGGCTTCACGCACTGCCCCGACATCTGCCCCGAAGAGCTGGACAAGCTGAGCGCCGTGGTGGCGGCGCTGGACCGCGACCCCTCGCTGCCGCCCGTGCAGCCCCTCTTCATCACCGTGGACCCGGAGCGCGACGACGTGCCGGCGCTGGCCCGCTACGTCAAAGACTTCCACCCCCGCCTGGTGGCGATGACGGGCACGCCGGAGGAGGTGAAAGATGCGGGGCGGGACTACAGAGTGTACGCCAGCCCCGGGCCCAAGGACGAGGACGGAGACTACATCGTGGATCACACCATCCTGATCTACCTGGTCAGTCCCGACGGCCTGTTTCTGGATTATTACAACAGGATGAAGAACCAGGAGCAGATCGCAGAGAGCGTCCGCAACCACATCAACACCTACGTTCAGCCGTCAGCAGCTCAAACTCAACGATGA